From one Candidatus Acididesulfobacter guangdongensis genomic stretch:
- a CDS encoding Maf-like protein: MIKPCIILASSSPRRSDILKEYKIDFIAAEHKIINEPEYSGDIEPFEFAENLALDKAKSIENRYPDCFIIGSDTVVIFDDLSDTIAHYSSASSASSCLPPFSSTVNLPLLSSAASDTLPQRANRGLSLGKPKDAVSAFNMLSMLSGNAHNVYTGVALINKNMRLYESAYDKTEVKIKKLSDEEIYGYIRESKPFDKAGAYGIQDSQNIVESYSGSYKNAEGLCIEKLIPLLKRYNLI; this comes from the coding sequence ATGATTAAACCGTGCATAATTTTAGCGTCGTCTTCGCCCCGTCGCTCAGATATTTTAAAAGAATATAAAATTGATTTTATAGCGGCAGAACATAAAATTATCAATGAGCCGGAATACTCAGGCGATATTGAACCTTTTGAATTTGCGGAAAATCTTGCCCTTGATAAAGCGAAAAGTATTGAAAACCGGTATCCCGACTGTTTTATCATAGGTTCGGACACTGTCGTCATATTTGATGATTTAAGCGATACTATAGCCCATTATTCATCGGCATCGTCAGCGTCGTCTTGTCTGCCGCCGTTTTCTTCTACCGTAAATTTACCTTTATTATCATCTGCTGCTTCTGACACATTGCCTCAGAGAGCTAATCGCGGCTTATCTTTAGGCAAACCGAAAGATGCCGTCTCTGCTTTTAATATGCTCAGTATGCTTTCCGGCAATGCTCACAATGTTTACACCGGCGTAGCGCTGATTAATAAAAATATGCGGCTTTACGAATCTGCATATGATAAGACGGAAGTTAAAATAAAAAAATTATCCGATGAAGAAATATACGGCTACATACGTGAAAGTAAGCCTTTCGATAAAGCAGGAGCGTACGGCATTCAGGATTCACAAAACATAGTGGAATCATATTCTGGGTCATATAAAAACGCAGAGGGCTTGTGTATAGAAAAATTAATCCCTCTGCTTAAAAGATATAACTTAATATAA
- the moaA gene encoding GTP 3',8-cyclase MoaA: MDINNNEPAQLLVDGFGRQITYLRISLTDRCNLRCVYCMPEDGVRLLSHSEMLSYEEILKFVNILAGYGVNKIRITGGEPLVRKGVVNFIEKLNNIGGIKDIAMTTNGILLDKYAQDLYNAGLKRINISLDSLDNEIFSKLTRGGNLDSVLKGIDIAKTVGFEPIKINTVLMRGDNDKELMNFINFAVKNELNLRFIEYMPIGQNINQTITSKELIDKIKIEHKDFEPKKIGDCSVSKEYYFSAQKNNKAVIGFISPLSEHFCNDCNRLRITASGKLRLCLFYDEEYDIKEILNSNASDEYIYKYLLNILQKKRQTHLFNNKNNKNETDNLQNSNIAAAGNIYMNKIGG, translated from the coding sequence ATGGATATTAATAATAATGAACCGGCTCAACTTTTAGTTGACGGTTTCGGAAGGCAGATTACCTATTTAAGAATTTCTTTGACCGACAGATGCAACTTAAGATGTGTATATTGTATGCCGGAAGACGGAGTTCGATTGCTCAGCCATAGCGAGATGCTATCTTATGAAGAAATCTTAAAATTTGTTAATATACTGGCCGGCTATGGCGTTAATAAAATAAGAATTACCGGCGGAGAGCCTCTTGTCAGAAAAGGTGTCGTCAATTTTATTGAAAAATTGAACAATATCGGCGGCATAAAAGATATAGCCATGACCACTAACGGCATCCTTCTTGATAAGTATGCGCAAGATTTATATAATGCAGGACTTAAAAGAATAAATATAAGTCTTGATTCATTAGACAATGAGATTTTCAGCAAATTAACGCGGGGCGGCAATCTTGATTCCGTTCTAAAGGGTATTGATATTGCGAAAACCGTGGGTTTTGAACCAATTAAAATAAATACGGTATTGATGCGCGGCGACAACGACAAAGAATTGATGAATTTTATAAATTTTGCAGTAAAAAATGAGCTTAATTTAAGATTTATAGAATATATGCCTATAGGGCAAAATATAAATCAAACAATTACTTCAAAAGAACTGATAGATAAAATTAAGATAGAGCATAAAGATTTTGAACCTAAGAAAATCGGCGATTGTTCCGTCAGCAAAGAATATTATTTTTCAGCTCAAAAAAATAATAAGGCTGTAATAGGTTTTATCAGCCCGTTATCCGAACATTTCTGCAATGATTGCAACAGACTTAGAATAACTGCATCCGGTAAATTGCGGCTTTGTCTTTTTTATGATGAAGAATATGATATAAAAGAAATTTTAAACAGCAATGCATCTGACGAATATATCTATAAATATTTATTAAATATATTACAAAAAAAACGGCAGACTCATTTATTCAATAATAAAAACAATAAAAATGAAACTGATAATCTTCAAAACAGCAATATTGCAGCAGCCGGTAATATTTATATGAATAAAATAGGGGGGTAA
- a CDS encoding PBP1A family penicillin-binding protein: MSSRSKNDTKNETENKKIKKKKSLFKIIIITVSVIIVVPIAIVAILYFSLASTVPNITSLRDYHPQQVNYVYSSTGKLVGYLGPVNREVVPFSDIPVQVREAFLAAEDKNFYNQGPIDFKAILRAFIVNLMAGHIVEGGSTITQQVAKTILVPYQRTYIWKLREAILAYRIADHLSKNDILDIYLNQIYLGNGSYGIEAASLSYFGKPVWKLNLAEAAMLGGLPQAPSFLDPFIHFKDMKRRQKYVLNQMYKDGFITKQQAIQAYNTPIVLNDYFKYAGVAPYYVALIKQLIISRYGKQIYKEGGLKIYSALSARAQEYADKSVKSHLKILSHEYGYTGPLKILSYSQMKSAIRMDRNNIKSLYKDYTYKAFVTGISKNGQAAYISVGKYNGIIPVSNMRWATKFQRYVYFAYRRINNAGQALKPGYEILAKFDGFNRNHTPVFSLEEKDVIEGALISIEPKNGYVRAMVGGYSYKDTEFNRALYSKRQTGSAFKPFVYAEALTLGYTPSSIINNTPVIYPTGVPGKYYKPHNFSRRFTGPTTLLIGLAHSIDVIAVKLLDKVGVNKVVALANRMGLHHLVHNLTMALGSSSVRLVDLADGYTAFANSGTECKPVFIVKILTPQGKILYYKKPECKQVLSPQVSFVLTNMLERVITNGTGVTISKIRSITPYVAGKTGSSSQYRDGVFVGYTSSLVTAVWTGLDDFHSMGRFMVGAITAAPIWYGYMSKALMIFKPKPFKIPSGIVFAEINPHTGLLADSSFQDPVLMPYIAGTEPKSTAKTEKISNPQSFFEMP; the protein is encoded by the coding sequence ATGAGTAGCAGAAGTAAAAATGATACAAAAAACGAAACTGAAAACAAAAAAATAAAAAAAAAGAAAAGTCTGTTTAAAATAATTATAATTACAGTATCGGTAATTATAGTAGTGCCTATAGCAATAGTAGCTATATTGTATTTTTCGCTTGCCTCTACGGTTCCCAATATTACATCCCTTAGAGATTATCATCCCCAGCAGGTTAATTATGTATATTCGTCAACGGGCAAACTCGTTGGATATCTTGGCCCTGTCAACAGGGAAGTAGTGCCTTTTTCTGATATACCGGTTCAGGTAAGAGAAGCTTTTTTAGCCGCTGAAGATAAAAATTTTTATAATCAAGGACCTATTGATTTTAAAGCAATTTTAAGGGCTTTTATCGTAAATTTGATGGCTGGGCATATTGTGGAAGGCGGTTCTACAATAACTCAGCAGGTTGCTAAAACAATACTTGTTCCATATCAAAGAACTTATATATGGAAATTAAGGGAGGCCATACTTGCATACCGCATAGCCGACCATTTATCAAAAAATGACATCTTAGATATATATTTAAACCAGATTTATCTGGGAAACGGTTCCTACGGAATAGAAGCGGCATCCTTGAGCTATTTCGGCAAACCGGTCTGGAAACTTAATCTGGCTGAAGCCGCTATGCTTGGCGGATTGCCGCAGGCGCCGTCATTTCTTGATCCTTTTATTCATTTTAAAGACATGAAGAGGCGGCAAAAATATGTTTTGAATCAGATGTATAAGGACGGTTTTATAACCAAACAGCAGGCTATCCAGGCATATAATACGCCTATTGTATTAAACGACTATTTTAAATACGCCGGAGTAGCTCCATATTATGTTGCTTTAATAAAACAGCTGATAATTTCAAGATATGGTAAACAGATATATAAAGAAGGCGGATTAAAAATTTATTCTGCTTTAAGCGCCAGAGCTCAGGAGTATGCCGATAAATCGGTAAAATCGCATCTAAAGATTTTATCCCATGAATACGGTTATACCGGTCCGCTGAAAATCCTTTCTTATTCACAGATGAAAAGCGCTATCAGAATGGACAGAAACAATATAAAAAGTCTTTATAAGGACTATACCTATAAAGCTTTTGTGACCGGAATCTCAAAAAATGGACAGGCAGCTTATATATCAGTGGGGAAATATAACGGTATTATTCCTGTAAGCAATATGAGATGGGCAACTAAATTTCAGCGTTATGTTTATTTTGCCTATAGACGAATAAATAATGCAGGGCAAGCGTTGAAGCCCGGGTATGAAATTCTGGCAAAATTTGACGGTTTTAACAGAAATCATACCCCTGTATTTTCACTTGAAGAAAAAGACGTAATAGAAGGGGCATTGATATCGATAGAACCGAAGAACGGTTATGTAAGAGCTATGGTTGGCGGATATAGCTATAAAGATACTGAATTTAACCGTGCTTTGTATTCTAAAAGGCAGACCGGTTCGGCATTTAAACCTTTTGTTTATGCCGAAGCCTTAACGCTGGGATATACGCCGTCTTCAATTATCAACAATACGCCTGTAATTTATCCGACAGGCGTTCCCGGAAAATACTATAAACCGCATAATTTTTCAAGAAGATTTACGGGACCGACAACCCTTTTGATTGGGCTGGCTCATTCTATAGATGTTATTGCGGTTAAGCTTTTAGATAAAGTCGGCGTCAATAAAGTCGTAGCGCTTGCCAATAGAATGGGACTGCATCACCTTGTGCATAATCTGACGATGGCATTGGGTTCATCAAGCGTGAGGCTCGTAGATTTAGCCGACGGATATACTGCATTTGCTAACAGCGGCACTGAGTGCAAACCTGTTTTTATAGTAAAAATATTAACGCCCCAGGGTAAAATATTATATTATAAAAAGCCTGAATGCAAACAGGTGTTGTCGCCTCAGGTTTCTTTTGTGCTGACAAATATGCTTGAACGTGTTATTACAAACGGAACAGGTGTTACGATATCTAAAATAAGAAGCATTACTCCGTATGTAGCAGGTAAAACAGGCTCTTCTAGTCAATATAGAGACGGAGTGTTTGTCGGCTATACATCTTCCCTTGTGACGGCCGTATGGACGGGACTGGATGATTTTCATTCTATGGGCAGATTTATGGTAGGGGCTATAACGGCGGCTCCGATATGGTATGGATATATGTCAAAAGCATTAATGATTTTTAAGCCCAAACCGTTTAAGATACCTTCGGGGATTGTTTTTGCAGAAATAAACCCTCATACCGGACTGCTTGCCGATTCAAGCTTTCAGGACCCCGTTTTAATGCCTTATATTGCAGGAACTGAACCGAAATCGACGGCAAAAACGGAGAAGATATCAAACCCCCAGTCTTTTTTTGAGATGCCTTAA
- a CDS encoding HAMP domain-containing protein has protein sequence MFSWIRDVSIKTKIIVPLVVLILIPIILISYISFNLQKQLTISLTKHDAEVTAKTALSTLNTMMLTHTIQNKSYRRTLIKIYKRIKGIKGFQVIRGNLVNEEFDKKFGPGLKEEEPNSNFDREILASPIPITKEIYNNRHAYLMVGIPFVAKTDSRGINCLVCHRDAVSGSVLGGIKIIYSLKALDAAQSYFIKYSIIIALISIVLIIIVLYIIIKNAIINPTIKLSKAADNISKGDFKQEIPHTRNDEIGKLAKSFSRMEISLKKAIEMLKEKQK, from the coding sequence ATGTTTAGCTGGATAAGAGATGTTTCTATCAAAACAAAAATCATCGTTCCTCTTGTTGTATTAATTTTAATACCGATTATTTTAATTTCTTACATTTCATTCAATCTTCAAAAGCAGCTCACTATCTCATTAACAAAACATGATGCGGAGGTTACGGCAAAAACCGCTCTTTCTACTCTTAATACGATGATGCTGACTCATACCATACAAAATAAATCGTACAGAAGAACGCTGATAAAAATATATAAACGAATCAAAGGAATAAAAGGTTTTCAGGTTATACGCGGCAATCTTGTAAATGAAGAGTTTGATAAAAAATTTGGTCCGGGTCTTAAAGAAGAAGAACCGAATTCAAATTTTGACAGAGAAATCCTTGCTTCTCCAATCCCTATAACAAAAGAAATATATAATAACCGTCATGCATATTTAATGGTCGGCATTCCTTTTGTTGCAAAAACGGATTCAAGAGGGATTAATTGCTTAGTTTGCCATAGGGATGCGGTCAGCGGCAGTGTATTGGGCGGAATAAAAATTATCTATTCTTTAAAAGCATTAGACGCTGCACAGTCATATTTTATTAAATATTCCATAATTATAGCTCTAATTTCTATTGTTTTAATTATTATAGTTCTTTACATAATAATTAAAAATGCGATCATCAATCCTACGATAAAATTATCAAAAGCTGCAGATAATATATCGAAAGGCGATTTTAAACAGGAAATTCCGCACACAAGAAATGATGAGATAGGAAAATTGGCAAAATCATTCAGCAGAATGGAAATAAGTCTAAAAAAAGCCATAGAAATGCTTAAGGAAAAACAAAAATAA
- a CDS encoding fumarate hydratase has protein sequence MKIIKLDQISNAVIDLITHAASNLSEDVIKSLNNSLDIEISESGKSVLNKIIKNAEIAKNEDRPLCQDTGLAVFFVEIGNDVAIEGGTITEGINEGTRKGYEKGYLRKSTCDPLTRKNLGDNTPAIIHYEFTGGDKLKISYAAKGGGSENMSRIKMMKPSDGIQGIIDFAVETMEIAGPNPCPPNIIGIGIGGNFERSAIIAKKALFRNIGTINPDKELAQIEQTIYNKINNIGTGPMGFGGVCTALAVHIIKEPCHIASMPVAINIECHSHRHGSVVL, from the coding sequence ATGAAAATAATTAAACTTGACCAAATTTCAAACGCTGTTATAGATTTAATAACACACGCTGCATCCAATCTTTCCGAAGATGTTATTAAAAGTCTGAATAATTCATTAGATATTGAAATTTCTGAATCGGGGAAAAGCGTTTTAAATAAAATAATTAAAAATGCAGAAATAGCAAAAAATGAAGACAGGCCTTTGTGCCAGGATACAGGGCTAGCCGTTTTCTTTGTAGAAATAGGCAATGATGTCGCCATAGAAGGCGGAACCATAACCGAAGGCATCAATGAAGGAACAAGAAAAGGTTATGAAAAAGGCTATTTGAGAAAATCAACATGCGATCCTCTGACAAGAAAAAATCTGGGCGACAATACACCTGCTATAATACATTATGAATTTACCGGCGGCGATAAACTAAAAATATCTTACGCTGCCAAAGGCGGCGGCAGTGAGAATATGAGTAGAATAAAAATGATGAAGCCGTCTGACGGAATTCAAGGAATTATTGATTTTGCCGTTGAAACAATGGAAATAGCCGGACCTAATCCATGTCCGCCTAATATCATCGGCATTGGAATAGGCGGAAATTTTGAAAGATCGGCTATTATAGCTAAAAAAGCGCTTTTCAGAAATATCGGAACAATTAATCCGGATAAAGAACTTGCACAAATTGAACAAACCATATATAATAAAATCAACAATATAGGCACTGGACCAATGGGATTCGGCGGCGTCTGCACAGCCTTAGCGGTGCATATAATTAAAGAGCCGTGCCATATCGCAAGTATGCCCGTAGCTATCAATATTGAATGTCATTCCCACAGACATGGGTCTGTCGTTTTATAA
- a CDS encoding Fe-S-containing hydro-lyase, translating to MEFKKITTPLSEDTIAKLRTGDEVLISGTIYTARDEAHRRLTLLIAENMPLPFNIEGQIIYYVGPSPAKPGEVIGSAGPTTSYRMDKYAPTLMEHGLKGMIGKGKRSEEVRNAIKKYKAVYFGAIGGAGALIAKSIKSSRVIAYEELLSEAVRELTVEDFPAIVVNDIFGGDLYNEGKLKFAGKFK from the coding sequence ATGGAATTTAAAAAAATAACAACTCCTTTAAGCGAAGATACAATTGCTAAGCTTAGAACAGGCGATGAAGTATTAATAAGCGGCACTATTTATACAGCCAGAGATGAAGCGCACAGAAGACTTACATTGCTGATTGCAGAAAACATGCCGCTGCCGTTTAATATTGAAGGTCAAATTATTTATTATGTCGGTCCTTCACCGGCTAAACCGGGTGAAGTTATAGGTTCGGCAGGTCCCACTACAAGCTACCGCATGGATAAATACGCTCCAACTCTCATGGAGCATGGACTTAAAGGAATGATTGGCAAAGGTAAGCGTTCGGAAGAAGTTAGAAACGCTATAAAAAAGTATAAAGCCGTATATTTTGGCGCAATTGGCGGGGCGGGAGCTTTGATAGCTAAATCCATTAAATCTTCCAGGGTTATTGCCTATGAGGAACTGCTTTCCGAAGCTGTAAGGGAGCTGACCGTTGAAGACTTTCCGGCAATAGTCGTAAATGATATTTTTGGAGGAGATCTGTACAACGAAGGCAAATTAAAATTTGCAGGCAAGTTTAAGTAG
- a CDS encoding pyrroline-5-carboxylate reductase has translation MGLKIGFIGAGNMAFGLIKGIINNKNTNDTGIAIYDPSLERREFMKSNFDIAILNSVGEIIENSDIIFIAVKPNVVADVLSIAADTILHMFHEIFGSSGNDNINKADTINISDNNANDANFTNNGHNAGVEAHDKNSVNSSSDGKIKDLIFVSIAGGVKIEAIDRLFYEKFRGKYNPKIIRIMPNINSLAGKGMSAVCYNNAVKEEDYNKVKNILEMSSKVLTIEEKYFDAVTAVSGSGPAYLFLIAEGFIEAAVKLGLPRNTASILAVQTILGSGELLSSEEFSKYSTKDLKDLVTSPGGTTAYGLSKLEEGRIKYVIDSAVNAAYLRSKELGN, from the coding sequence ATGGGGCTTAAAATAGGTTTTATCGGAGCAGGGAATATGGCATTCGGTTTAATAAAGGGGATAATTAATAATAAAAATACCAACGATACAGGCATAGCAATATACGATCCGTCATTAGAAAGGCGGGAATTCATGAAAAGTAATTTTGACATTGCAATTCTAAACAGCGTAGGCGAGATAATCGAAAATTCAGACATTATTTTTATAGCAGTAAAACCTAATGTAGTCGCAGATGTCTTAAGCATTGCAGCAGATACTATTCTGCATATGTTTCATGAGATTTTCGGCAGCAGCGGCAATGATAATATTAACAAAGCAGATACGATAAATATATCGGATAATAATGCAAATGATGCAAATTTCACAAACAACGGCCATAATGCAGGCGTTGAGGCTCACGATAAAAATTCTGTTAATTCTTCTTCTGACGGTAAAATTAAAGATCTTATTTTTGTGTCAATAGCAGGCGGTGTGAAGATTGAAGCTATCGACAGATTATTTTATGAAAAATTCCGCGGCAAATATAATCCTAAAATTATTAGAATTATGCCGAATATAAATTCACTCGCCGGAAAAGGTATGAGCGCCGTTTGTTATAATAATGCCGTGAAGGAAGAGGATTACAATAAAGTAAAAAACATTCTTGAAATGTCTTCAAAGGTTCTGACCATTGAGGAAAAATATTTTGATGCGGTTACCGCCGTCAGCGGAAGCGGTCCGGCTTATTTATTTTTAATTGCCGAAGGTTTTATTGAAGCTGCCGTCAAATTGGGACTGCCTCGAAACACGGCATCTATTTTAGCCGTACAAACGATACTAGGTTCAGGAGAGCTTTTGAGTTCTGAAGAATTTAGCAAATACTCCACTAAAGACCTTAAGGATCTAGTAACCTCTCCCGGAGGCACTACCGCATACGGTTTAAGCAAACTGGAAGAGGGGAGAATTAAATATGTTATAGATTCCGCCGTTAATGCCGCTTATTTGCGCTCTAAAGAACTTGGAAATTAG
- the topA gene encoding type I DNA topoisomerase has product MKNLVIVESPSKANTINKYLGDNYSVKATMGHIKDLPKSKIGVDIEHGFEPFYEIIKGKEKTAEEIKKYAKAADTVFLAADPDREGEAIAWNVKEIIDTIKGKKPAVKRVLFNEITKDAVNEAIKNPTELNEFMFESQKARRILDRLVGYNLSPFLWKKVGRGLSAGRVQSVTLYLIVEREKEINNFVKEEYWTLSAVFLIRNSAGNSFTITSELAKINSKDPEIKNAEEAEDIKNLLLSITEYKINSIGRKSVKRNSPVPLITSTMQQEAFKTIRFSVKKTMNIAQKLYEGIELGKVDNIGKGKLGLTGLITYMRTDSTRISDVAAKAANDFIVKEFGKDFAKNGAAVVSKKQKTKKIQDAHEAIRPSNVFLTPEKIKNYLSADEYKLYKLIWTYFVASQMSQSIYDQYSIVISGKGADENEYLFKTAESVLKFEGYLKVLNKLHEHYQENSDSDSGEESNLNTDNSANSTYNNKKSENKNNKTGYKEQDSKYISKIFEVLKENDPAFIQDLNLAQHFTAPPSRYTEASLVKALDENGVGRPSTYQTIISNIKNKDYVETETETSSVAKFKPTELGIVVSDILKEGFPDILDIKFTANMENKLDEIENGTLDKNTLLKGFYDKLIERLAVAGKDIASIKGTSIPTDIVCDKCGKPMVVKFGRFGKFLACSGYPECKNTRELSSSTESNIAGAQNLSTADGSQNDENSGHMYQADEPAVLCEKCGKPMVLKSGRFGKFLACSGYPECKNTKPVPLKSNIPCPNGCGGYLAIKKTKTGKRFYGCSNYPTCNYTTWKLPKTE; this is encoded by the coding sequence ATGAAAAATTTAGTTATAGTGGAATCTCCATCAAAAGCCAATACAATAAATAAGTACCTCGGCGACAATTATTCTGTCAAGGCCACGATGGGGCATATAAAAGATTTGCCTAAAAGTAAAATAGGCGTCGATATTGAACATGGATTTGAACCTTTTTACGAAATTATAAAAGGCAAGGAAAAGACTGCGGAAGAAATAAAAAAATATGCTAAAGCCGCAGATACTGTTTTCCTTGCCGCCGACCCCGATAGAGAAGGAGAAGCTATAGCATGGAATGTAAAAGAAATTATAGACACCATAAAAGGTAAAAAACCTGCCGTTAAAAGAGTTCTCTTTAATGAAATAACAAAAGACGCCGTTAACGAGGCAATTAAAAATCCGACAGAACTCAATGAATTCATGTTTGAATCCCAGAAAGCCAGAAGAATATTGGATAGATTAGTCGGCTATAATTTAAGCCCTTTTTTATGGAAAAAAGTCGGCAGAGGACTTTCGGCCGGAAGGGTTCAATCGGTTACACTATATTTAATAGTTGAAAGGGAAAAGGAAATTAATAATTTTGTCAAAGAAGAATACTGGACGCTTTCGGCTGTTTTTTTAATCAGAAACAGCGCGGGCAACTCATTTACTATCACCTCAGAACTTGCAAAAATAAATAGCAAAGACCCTGAAATAAAAAATGCGGAAGAAGCTGAAGATATTAAAAATTTACTATTAAGCATAACTGAATATAAAATTAACAGTATAGGCAGAAAATCCGTCAAAAGAAATTCTCCTGTGCCTTTAATTACAAGTACTATGCAGCAGGAAGCTTTTAAAACCATTAGGTTTTCCGTTAAAAAAACAATGAATATCGCACAGAAACTTTATGAAGGAATTGAACTGGGAAAAGTGGATAATATTGGAAAGGGCAAGTTGGGACTTACAGGCCTTATAACTTATATGAGAACAGATTCTACAAGAATATCAGATGTCGCTGCCAAAGCCGCAAATGATTTTATTGTTAAAGAATTCGGGAAAGACTTTGCAAAAAACGGGGCGGCGGTTGTTTCAAAAAAACAAAAAACAAAAAAAATTCAGGATGCTCACGAAGCAATAAGACCTTCAAATGTTTTTTTGACGCCTGAAAAAATAAAAAATTATTTATCTGCCGATGAGTACAAACTTTATAAACTCATATGGACGTATTTTGTCGCTTCGCAGATGTCCCAGAGCATTTATGACCAGTATTCCATAGTAATAAGCGGCAAAGGTGCGGATGAAAATGAATATCTATTTAAAACTGCGGAAAGCGTACTTAAATTTGAAGGATATTTAAAAGTCCTTAATAAACTGCATGAACATTACCAGGAAAACTCAGACTCTGATTCAGGCGAGGAATCAAATTTAAATACGGACAACTCTGCAAATAGCACATATAATAATAAAAAGTCTGAAAACAAAAATAATAAAACCGGCTATAAAGAACAGGATTCAAAATATATTTCAAAAATATTCGAGGTATTAAAAGAAAACGACCCTGCTTTCATCCAAGATTTAAATCTTGCGCAGCACTTCACGGCGCCTCCGTCCAGATATACCGAAGCCTCTCTCGTTAAAGCATTAGATGAAAATGGCGTAGGAAGACCGTCTACTTATCAGACGATTATATCAAATATTAAAAATAAAGATTATGTTGAAACGGAAACCGAAACAAGTTCCGTAGCTAAATTTAAACCGACAGAGCTTGGGATTGTCGTATCTGATATTCTGAAAGAAGGCTTCCCAGATATTTTAGATATTAAATTCACTGCAAATATGGAAAATAAGCTTGATGAAATAGAAAACGGGACTTTGGATAAAAATACCCTGCTAAAAGGATTTTACGATAAACTTATTGAAAGACTAGCGGTTGCGGGAAAAGATATTGCAAGTATAAAAGGCACGTCTATTCCAACAGATATAGTCTGCGATAAATGCGGGAAACCTATGGTCGTAAAATTCGGCAGATTCGGAAAATTTTTGGCGTGCAGCGGTTATCCCGAATGCAAAAATACAAGAGAGCTTTCCTCAAGTACTGAAAGTAATATAGCAGGAGCACAGAATCTAAGCACTGCCGACGGTTCCCAAAACGATGAGAATTCGGGTCATATGTATCAGGCAGACGAACCGGCGGTACTTTGCGAAAAATGCGGAAAACCTATGGTGCTTAAATCAGGCAGATTCGGAAAATTTCTGGCGTGCAGCGGTTATCCCGAATGCAAAAATACAAAACCTGTGCCTCTGAAATCTAATATACCCTGCCCAAACGGGTGCGGAGGCTATCTTGCTATAAAAAAAACAAAAACAGGAAAAAGGTTCTACGGATGTTCAAATTATCCTACCTGTAATTATACGACATGGAAATTACCGAAAACAGAGTAG